Proteins found in one Nocardia brasiliensis ATCC 700358 genomic segment:
- a CDS encoding TAXI family TRAP transporter solute-binding subunit — protein MRRVAIVFAVTVVSAGLLAGCGGRRDAPHHDAGAPITCEVKQETRVGIATGNATGVYFALGNAYADQISQATDGKVKATAAETGASVQNIQQLVAGTYQVAFSLADTAADAVTGAGSFDGKKQPVQALSRLYPNYTQVVVRADAGINSVADLRGKRVSTGSPKSGTEVIAQRVLQAAGLNADSDISAQRLDLTKTVDGMKDGTIDAMFFSGGLPTPGITDLFTSAKDKVRFLDITPQLSAMRNLSPVYEEGTIPAATYGLPADAKTIVVPNVLLVRDDLDADLACVLAKTLFDRKPQLEQANSAAKSISRDAATNTAPVVLHRGAEHAFMK, from the coding sequence ATGAGAAGAGTCGCCATAGTTTTCGCCGTCACCGTGGTGTCGGCCGGACTGCTCGCCGGCTGCGGCGGCCGTCGCGACGCACCACACCACGACGCGGGCGCCCCGATCACCTGCGAGGTGAAGCAGGAGACCCGGGTGGGCATCGCGACCGGCAACGCGACCGGCGTGTACTTCGCGCTCGGCAATGCCTACGCCGACCAGATCTCGCAGGCCACCGACGGCAAGGTGAAGGCGACCGCCGCGGAAACCGGTGCGTCCGTGCAGAACATCCAGCAGTTGGTCGCGGGCACCTATCAGGTCGCGTTCTCGCTCGCCGACACCGCGGCCGACGCGGTGACCGGCGCCGGCAGCTTCGACGGGAAGAAGCAACCGGTGCAGGCGCTTTCGCGGCTCTACCCGAACTACACCCAGGTGGTGGTGCGGGCCGACGCGGGCATCAACTCCGTCGCCGACCTGCGCGGCAAACGGGTCTCCACCGGCTCGCCCAAGTCGGGCACCGAGGTGATCGCGCAGCGGGTGCTGCAGGCCGCGGGCCTGAACGCGGACAGCGACATCTCGGCCCAGCGTCTGGATCTCACCAAAACGGTCGACGGCATGAAGGACGGCACCATCGACGCCATGTTCTTCTCCGGCGGACTCCCCACCCCCGGCATCACCGACCTGTTCACCTCCGCCAAGGACAAAGTCCGCTTCCTCGACATCACCCCGCAGCTCTCGGCCATGCGCAACCTGAGCCCGGTCTACGAGGAAGGCACCATCCCCGCCGCGACCTACGGGCTGCCCGCCGACGCGAAAACCATTGTCGTGCCGAATGTCCTGCTTGTTCGGGACGATCTCGACGCGGACCTGGCGTGCGTCCTCGCGAAAACGCTGTTCGATCGCAAACCGCAACTGGAGCAGGCAAACTCCGCGGCGAAGAGCATCTCCCGTGACGCGGCCACCAACACCGCGCCGGTCGTTCTGCATCGCGGCGCCGAACACGCGTTCATGAAGTAG
- a CDS encoding TAXI family TRAP transporter solute-binding subunit: MRRVVVVFAVGSLSAGLLTGCGDGAGKVPTDAGGPVTCQVRQSTELGIATGNATGVFSALGTALADQISLATNGKVTATAAETLASVQNIQQLVAGKYQVAFAQADTAADAVLGIGTFDGNKQPVQALSRLYPSYVEVVVRADSDITTIADLRGKRVSTGSPTSGTEVVARRVLRAGGLNPDSDIAVNRLDLGKAVAGMKDGSLDALFFVGGLPTPGLSELFKSNRGEFRFLDTSDQMVGMRVLSPAYELGTIPAAAYGLAEDVPAIVVPNVLLVRDNLDADVACVLTKTLFERKPQLEQANSAAKGIVRDTARATDPVPLHRGAEHALEN; the protein is encoded by the coding sequence ATGCGAAGAGTGGTCGTAGTTTTCGCGGTCGGCTCGCTATCGGCGGGTCTGCTCACCGGATGCGGCGACGGCGCCGGAAAAGTGCCGACCGACGCCGGCGGCCCGGTCACCTGTCAGGTGCGGCAATCGACCGAGCTCGGCATCGCCACCGGCAACGCGACGGGCGTCTTCTCCGCACTCGGCACCGCGCTCGCCGATCAGATCTCCCTGGCGACCAACGGGAAGGTGACGGCCACCGCCGCGGAAACCCTCGCCTCGGTGCAGAACATCCAGCAGCTCGTGGCGGGCAAGTATCAGGTGGCCTTCGCCCAAGCCGACACCGCGGCCGACGCGGTGCTCGGCATCGGCACCTTCGACGGGAACAAGCAGCCGGTGCAAGCACTGTCCCGGCTCTACCCGAGCTACGTGGAGGTCGTGGTGCGCGCGGACTCCGACATCACCACGATCGCCGACCTGCGCGGTAAACGCGTATCCACCGGCTCGCCCACCTCGGGCACCGAAGTGGTGGCGCGTCGTGTGCTGCGGGCCGGCGGGCTCAACCCGGACAGCGATATCGCGGTGAATCGGCTGGACCTCGGTAAGGCCGTCGCCGGGATGAAGGACGGTTCCTTGGACGCACTGTTCTTCGTCGGCGGTCTGCCGACCCCGGGCCTCAGCGAGCTGTTCAAATCGAATAGGGGCGAGTTCCGCTTCCTCGACACCTCCGACCAGATGGTCGGCATGCGCGTGCTCAGCCCCGCGTACGAATTGGGCACCATCCCCGCGGCGGCCTATGGACTGGCAGAAGACGTGCCCGCGATCGTCGTGCCGAATGTGCTGCTCGTCCGCGACAACCTCGACGCCGATGTGGCCTGTGTGCTCACCAAAACCCTTTTCGAGCGCAAGCCCCAGCTGGAACAGGCGAACTCCGCGGCAAAGGGGATCGTCCGGGACACCGCCCGCGCGACGGACCCGGTGCCGCTGCACCGCGGCGCCGAGCACGCGCTGGAGAACTAG
- a CDS encoding class I SAM-dependent methyltransferase → MTGLPWDASYHDGPAPWDIGGPQPAIVEVAASGGFSGAVLDVGCGSGENALHLAALGLSVLGVDVAETALAIARGKAAARGLAVEFAMADAFELSRLGRMFDTVLDSGMFHTCDADEQLRYAASLASVTTPGGTLYILCFSNTGPDPGPHPISQEALTTAFATNWTIATIAPTRIHTTFHPTGASAWLATIHRT, encoded by the coding sequence ATGACCGGCCTGCCCTGGGACGCGTCGTATCACGACGGCCCCGCGCCCTGGGATATCGGCGGCCCGCAGCCTGCGATCGTTGAGGTCGCCGCGTCCGGCGGATTCTCCGGGGCGGTACTCGACGTCGGCTGCGGGTCTGGGGAGAACGCCCTGCACCTCGCCGCGCTGGGACTGTCGGTGCTGGGAGTCGACGTGGCCGAAACCGCTTTGGCCATCGCCCGCGGGAAGGCCGCTGCACGTGGGCTCGCCGTCGAGTTCGCCATGGCCGACGCGTTCGAGCTGAGCCGCCTGGGCCGCATGTTCGACACCGTGCTCGACAGCGGAATGTTCCACACCTGCGACGCCGACGAGCAACTCCGCTACGCCGCCAGTCTCGCCTCGGTGACCACTCCCGGCGGCACCCTCTACATCCTCTGCTTCAGCAACACCGGCCCCGACCCCGGCCCCCACCCCATCAGCCAGGAAGCCCTCACCACCGCATTCGCCACCAACTGGACAATCGCGACCATTGCCCCCACCCGAATCCACACCACCTTCCACCCCACCGGCGCCTCCGCCTGGCTGGCCACCATCCACCGAACCTGA
- a CDS encoding helix-turn-helix domain-containing protein: MPERSASPPTRRVVDIVSLLTTANEPIGVAGIAERLGIARATATAILTELAAAGWVRRDPQRGYTIGPELAGLSSATLPPGVGEVLAALAARTGFGATFSRIEPDRLTVLDIRHGHTRVVPGIPVGHRIPLQFPAGASVMPWRPAAEQNTWIRTATGPDRRNAGALLTLVRARGVAVFRPRADDAGLVDLLADLLGAVGTELLQPHLRTRALRQLAELTARPFTQPELDSPDPLPLSYLAAPVFDPAGTATHEVQLGPLQPSTTKSERDEYISALTQAAHHLTAVLAGP; the protein is encoded by the coding sequence ATGCCGGAACGATCCGCGTCGCCGCCGACCCGCCGGGTCGTCGACATCGTTTCGCTGCTCACCACTGCGAACGAACCGATCGGTGTCGCGGGCATCGCCGAACGCCTCGGCATCGCCAGAGCCACCGCCACCGCGATACTCACCGAACTCGCCGCGGCAGGCTGGGTGCGCCGAGACCCGCAGCGCGGCTACACCATCGGCCCGGAGCTGGCCGGATTATCCAGTGCCACACTGCCGCCCGGCGTCGGCGAAGTACTCGCCGCACTCGCCGCCCGCACCGGATTCGGCGCCACCTTCAGCCGCATCGAACCCGATCGGCTCACCGTCCTCGACATCCGGCACGGACACACCCGCGTCGTCCCCGGAATCCCGGTCGGACACCGCATTCCACTGCAATTCCCGGCCGGTGCCAGCGTCATGCCGTGGCGTCCGGCCGCCGAACAGAACACCTGGATCCGCACCGCCACCGGCCCCGACCGCCGCAATGCGGGCGCACTGCTCACCCTCGTCCGCGCCCGCGGCGTCGCCGTCTTCCGTCCTCGCGCCGACGACGCAGGCTTGGTCGACCTTCTCGCCGACCTCCTCGGCGCCGTCGGAACCGAACTCCTGCAACCACATCTGCGCACCCGCGCTCTACGCCAACTGGCCGAACTCACCGCCCGCCCCTTCACCCAACCCGAACTCGACTCCCCCGACCCCCTCCCCCTCAGCTACCTCGCCGCCCCCGTCTTCGACCCCGCCGGCACCGCCACCCACGAAGTCCAACTAGGCCCCCTCCAACCCTCCACCACCAAATCCGAACGCGACGAATACATCTCAGCCCTAACCCAAGCCGCCCACCACCTGACCGCCGTCCTCGCCGGCCCCTGA
- a CDS encoding SDR family oxidoreductase, with protein MILDRFRIDGQVAIVTGAGRGLGAAIALAFAEAGADVVIAARTKSQLDEVAERVAATGRQAHVVPADLSDLDTTAALAATAVERFGRLDIVVNNVGGAMPCTLLDTTPQALVDAFNFNVTNAHALVCAAVPRMLETAGGGSILNITSTMGRLPGRAFAAYGTAKAALAHYTKLAALDLNPRIRVNAIAPGSILTSALEIVAGNEAMRTELETKTPLQRIGDPEDIAAAALYLVSPAGKYLTGKVIEPDGGLIVPNLHLPIPDL; from the coding sequence ATGATCCTGGATCGGTTCCGGATAGACGGGCAGGTCGCCATCGTGACCGGCGCCGGGCGCGGCCTGGGTGCGGCGATCGCCCTGGCCTTCGCCGAGGCGGGTGCGGATGTGGTGATCGCGGCCCGCACGAAGAGCCAGTTGGACGAGGTGGCCGAGCGGGTGGCCGCGACGGGACGGCAGGCGCATGTCGTCCCGGCCGACCTGAGCGATCTCGACACCACCGCGGCGTTGGCCGCGACCGCGGTGGAACGTTTCGGCAGGCTGGATATCGTTGTGAACAACGTGGGCGGCGCGATGCCGTGCACGCTGCTCGATACGACGCCGCAGGCCCTGGTCGACGCGTTCAACTTCAATGTCACCAACGCGCACGCACTGGTGTGCGCCGCCGTTCCGCGCATGCTGGAGACCGCGGGCGGTGGTTCGATTCTCAATATCACCTCGACCATGGGCAGGCTGCCCGGTCGCGCGTTCGCCGCCTACGGGACCGCCAAGGCGGCGCTGGCGCATTACACGAAACTTGCTGCGCTGGACCTGAATCCGCGCATCCGGGTGAATGCCATTGCGCCCGGTTCGATTCTGACCTCCGCATTGGAGATCGTCGCGGGCAACGAGGCGATGCGCACCGAACTGGAGACCAAGACGCCGCTGCAACGAATCGGTGACCCCGAGGACATCGCCGCGGCCGCCCTGTATCTGGTGTCCCCCGCGGGCAAATATCTCACCGGCAAGGTCATCGAACCCGACGGTGGCTTGATCGTGCCGAACCTCCATCTCCCGATTCCGGATCTGTGA
- a CDS encoding diacylglycerol kinase, translating to MTYRVVQWGTGNVGRHALAGVIANPDVELTGVWVSGESKAGVDAGTLAGLEHSVGVQATTDADALLATRPDCVVYCSMTDNRLFEAVQDLQRILRAGVNVVACAPVFFQYPYGVVPDELLKPVQEAAAQGNSTLWVNGIDPGFANDLVPLALAGTCLRIDQLRCIEIVDYASYDNREVMFDIMGFGKPLDDIPMLLQPGVLSLAWGGVVRQLAAGIGVELDAVTETYERIPAPHAFDIVTGHIPEGSAAALRFEVRGMVGDTPVTVLEHITRLHPDLCPDWPQPAHREGSYRVELTGEPSYALDLVTSSRNGDHNYATLVATAMRIVNAIPAVVQAPAGIMTALDLPLITAPAQRHSRER from the coding sequence ATGACTTATCGCGTAGTGCAGTGGGGTACAGGCAATGTCGGCCGGCACGCGCTGGCCGGTGTGATCGCCAATCCCGACGTCGAATTGACCGGCGTCTGGGTGTCCGGCGAGTCGAAGGCGGGCGTGGACGCGGGAACGCTGGCCGGGCTGGAACATTCGGTGGGGGTGCAGGCGACGACCGACGCGGACGCATTGCTGGCCACCCGGCCGGACTGTGTCGTCTACTGCTCGATGACGGACAACCGCCTGTTCGAAGCCGTGCAGGATCTGCAGCGGATTCTCCGCGCGGGCGTCAATGTCGTCGCGTGCGCACCGGTGTTCTTCCAATACCCGTACGGCGTAGTCCCTGATGAACTGTTGAAGCCGGTGCAAGAGGCCGCGGCACAGGGTAATTCGACCCTTTGGGTGAACGGTATCGATCCTGGTTTCGCCAACGATCTGGTGCCCCTGGCCTTGGCCGGTACCTGTCTGCGCATCGATCAGCTGCGCTGTATCGAGATCGTCGACTACGCCAGTTACGACAATCGTGAAGTCATGTTCGACATCATGGGTTTCGGCAAACCGCTCGACGACATCCCGATGCTGTTGCAGCCAGGCGTCTTGTCGCTCGCCTGGGGTGGCGTGGTCCGCCAGCTGGCCGCGGGCATCGGCGTCGAATTGGACGCCGTCACCGAGACCTACGAGCGTATCCCTGCGCCGCATGCCTTCGATATCGTCACCGGCCACATCCCCGAAGGTTCAGCTGCCGCACTGCGTTTCGAGGTACGCGGCATGGTCGGCGACACCCCGGTCACCGTGCTCGAACACATCACCCGGCTGCACCCCGACCTCTGCCCGGACTGGCCGCAGCCGGCGCACCGGGAGGGCTCGTATCGAGTGGAACTAACGGGCGAACCGAGTTACGCGCTGGACCTGGTCACCTCTAGCCGCAACGGCGACCACAACTACGCCACCCTGGTAGCCACCGCCATGCGTATCGTCAATGCGATCCCGGCGGTGGTGCAGGCGCCCGCGGGCATCATGACCGCACTGGATCTGCCGCTGATCACGGCACCGGCCCAACGTCATTCGCGGGAGCGGTAG
- a CDS encoding alpha-hydroxy acid oxidase, with product MTARRLPRPRELAPLLKFERPFGGRARKLARAQTIWDLRELARKRTPKVAFDYTDGAADAEISLDRAREAFADLEFRPTILRDVSSADTSVQVLGRTAALPFGIAPTGFTRMMHTAGEAAGARAAERAGIPFTLSTMGTTAIEDVAALTGPDARNWFQLYMWTDRDRSIALVERAGQAGFDTLVVTVDVPVAGARLRDVRNGMTVPPSITLSGALDALRRPWWWWDFLTTEPLSFASLDRWAGTVAELLDSMFDPTVTFDDLAWLRQQWSGRLLVKGVQTVDDAKRLAGLGADGIVLSNHGGRQLDRAPVPLHLLPSVVREVGDDMEIHLDTGIMHGADIVAALALGARFTLIGRAYLYGLMAGGEPGVDRAIDILRTQVLRTLKLLGVTSIEELEPAHVRLLERYRSRE from the coding sequence ATGACCGCGCGCAGGCTGCCGCGGCCCCGGGAACTTGCGCCATTGCTCAAATTCGAGCGTCCGTTCGGCGGCCGTGCGCGCAAACTGGCACGCGCCCAGACGATCTGGGATCTGCGCGAGCTGGCCCGCAAGCGCACGCCGAAGGTCGCGTTCGACTACACCGACGGCGCCGCCGACGCCGAGATCAGCCTCGACCGGGCCCGAGAAGCGTTCGCGGACCTCGAGTTCCGGCCCACCATCCTGCGCGACGTCAGCTCCGCCGATACCTCGGTGCAGGTGCTCGGGCGCACCGCCGCGCTGCCGTTCGGCATCGCGCCGACCGGATTCACCCGAATGATGCACACGGCCGGCGAGGCGGCGGGAGCGCGGGCCGCCGAACGGGCGGGCATTCCGTTCACGTTGTCCACCATGGGCACCACCGCCATCGAGGACGTCGCGGCCCTGACCGGTCCCGACGCGCGCAACTGGTTTCAGCTCTACATGTGGACCGATCGGGACCGTTCCATCGCACTGGTCGAACGCGCCGGGCAGGCCGGCTTCGACACCCTCGTCGTCACCGTCGACGTGCCGGTGGCGGGCGCCAGACTGCGGGATGTGCGCAACGGAATGACGGTGCCGCCCTCGATCACCCTGTCCGGCGCGCTCGACGCGCTGCGCCGCCCATGGTGGTGGTGGGATTTCCTCACCACCGAACCGTTGTCCTTCGCCTCCCTGGACCGCTGGGCGGGCACCGTCGCCGAACTGCTCGACTCGATGTTCGACCCCACCGTCACCTTCGACGACCTCGCCTGGCTCCGGCAGCAGTGGTCCGGACGGCTACTGGTCAAGGGCGTGCAGACCGTCGACGACGCGAAACGGCTCGCCGGTCTCGGCGCCGACGGCATCGTGCTGTCCAATCACGGTGGGCGCCAACTCGATCGCGCGCCGGTGCCGCTGCATCTGCTGCCCTCGGTGGTCCGCGAGGTGGGCGACGATATGGAGATCCACCTCGACACCGGCATCATGCACGGTGCCGATATCGTCGCCGCCCTCGCGCTCGGCGCCCGCTTCACCCTGATCGGCCGCGCCTACCTCTACGGACTCATGGCGGGCGGCGAACCCGGCGTCGACCGCGCCATCGACATCCTGCGCACGCAGGTGCTGCGGACGCTGAAGCTTTTGGGCGTGACCAGCATCGAGGAACTCGAACCGGCACACGTCCGGCTGCTCGAACGCTACCGCTCCCGCGAATGA
- a CDS encoding SDR family NAD(P)-dependent oxidoreductase produces MSSHDEFDGLVAVVTGGASGIGKAVAETLAAAGARVAVLDRAPGAAAPSGGISLYCDVVDDASVRAAVARVHETFGRLDIVVNNAGIGAQGTIEDNSDDEWRNLFEVNVFGAVRVSRAALPHLRRSPSAAIVNTCSIAATTGLPNRAAYGASKGAILSLTRAMAADHVGEGIRVNCVNPGTVDTPWVQRLLAASADPAAELTALRARQPHGRLVTAEEVAAAVAFLAGPGATSITGTMLEVDAGMHSLRLRPATQAATR; encoded by the coding sequence ATGTCGTCGCACGACGAGTTCGACGGACTGGTGGCCGTGGTCACCGGTGGTGCGTCCGGAATCGGGAAGGCCGTCGCCGAAACGCTCGCGGCGGCGGGCGCGCGAGTCGCGGTGCTCGATCGGGCCCCCGGTGCCGCTGCGCCGTCCGGGGGAATCAGCCTGTACTGCGATGTGGTCGACGACGCGTCGGTGCGCGCCGCTGTCGCGCGGGTGCACGAAACGTTCGGCCGCCTCGATATCGTCGTCAACAACGCCGGTATCGGCGCGCAGGGCACGATCGAAGACAACAGTGACGACGAATGGCGAAATCTGTTCGAGGTCAATGTCTTCGGTGCGGTGCGCGTCTCCCGCGCGGCGCTCCCCCACCTACGCCGGTCGCCCTCGGCCGCGATCGTGAACACCTGCTCGATCGCGGCGACCACCGGGCTGCCCAACCGGGCCGCCTACGGCGCGAGCAAGGGCGCGATCCTCTCGCTCACCCGCGCCATGGCCGCCGACCACGTCGGCGAGGGCATCCGGGTCAACTGCGTCAACCCCGGCACCGTCGATACACCGTGGGTACAGCGACTCCTCGCGGCCAGCGCGGATCCCGCCGCCGAACTCACTGCGCTGCGTGCTCGTCAGCCGCACGGGCGGCTGGTGACGGCCGAGGAGGTAGCCGCCGCCGTCGCCTTCCTGGCCGGGCCCGGGGCCACCTCCATCACCGGGACCATGCTCGAGGTCGACGCCGGCATGCACTCGCTGCGGCTACGCCCCGCCACCCAGGCCGCCACGCGATGA
- a CDS encoding enolase C-terminal domain-like protein has protein sequence MAHLTALDTFDVRFPTSRELDGSDAMNPDPDYSAAYVVLRTDDPAGPQGHGFAFTIGRGNDVQRVAIESLTALVVGRSVAEIAGDLGGFARALSADSQLRWLGPEKGVMHMAVGAVINAAWDLVAKLAGKPLWQLVAEMSPEQIVDLLDFRYLTDALTPEEALALLRRAEPGRRQRMDRLLATGYPAYTTSPGWLGYSDEKLARLARQAVADGFRTIKIKVGRDVDEDVHRLKIARAAIGPDIGLAVDANQRWDVDAAVQWIARLAPADPAWVEEPTSPDDILGHAEIRRRVAPVRISTGEHGQNRILFKQLFQAGAVDIVQIDAARVAGVNENLAILLLAAKFGIPVVPHAGGVGLCELVQHLAMIDYVVVSGSVEGRAIEFVDHLHEHFRFPVRVVGGHYLAPREPGFSAELLPASLRDYEYPTGAAWRAAPSAHHQENS, from the coding sequence ATGGCGCACCTCACGGCGCTGGACACCTTCGACGTCCGGTTCCCGACGTCGCGCGAGCTGGACGGCTCGGACGCGATGAACCCGGATCCCGACTATTCCGCGGCCTACGTGGTGTTGCGCACCGACGACCCGGCCGGACCGCAGGGGCATGGTTTCGCGTTCACCATCGGCCGCGGCAACGACGTCCAGCGGGTCGCGATCGAATCGCTGACCGCGCTGGTGGTCGGTCGTTCGGTCGCCGAGATCGCCGGGGACCTCGGAGGATTCGCCCGCGCACTCTCCGCGGATTCCCAACTGCGCTGGCTCGGCCCGGAAAAGGGCGTCATGCACATGGCGGTCGGGGCGGTGATCAACGCCGCGTGGGATCTCGTGGCGAAGCTGGCCGGAAAACCGTTGTGGCAGTTGGTCGCCGAGATGTCGCCGGAGCAGATCGTGGACCTGCTCGACTTCCGGTATCTCACCGATGCGCTCACCCCGGAGGAAGCGCTGGCACTGCTGCGCCGCGCGGAACCGGGCCGGCGGCAGCGGATGGACCGGCTGCTCGCGACCGGATATCCGGCGTACACCACCTCGCCGGGGTGGCTCGGCTATTCGGACGAGAAGCTGGCCCGGCTCGCCCGTCAGGCGGTGGCCGACGGTTTCCGCACCATCAAGATCAAGGTCGGCCGCGACGTGGACGAGGACGTGCACCGGCTGAAGATCGCCAGGGCGGCGATCGGGCCGGATATCGGTCTGGCGGTCGACGCGAATCAGCGCTGGGACGTCGACGCCGCGGTGCAGTGGATCGCTCGCCTCGCACCCGCCGACCCGGCCTGGGTCGAGGAGCCGACGAGTCCGGACGACATCCTCGGGCACGCCGAGATTCGCCGTCGCGTCGCGCCGGTGCGGATCTCGACCGGCGAGCACGGCCAGAACCGCATCCTGTTCAAGCAACTATTCCAGGCCGGCGCGGTCGACATCGTGCAGATCGATGCGGCCAGGGTCGCCGGTGTGAACGAGAACCTGGCAATCCTGTTGCTGGCGGCCAAGTTCGGGATCCCGGTCGTGCCGCACGCAGGCGGTGTCGGTTTGTGTGAGCTGGTGCAGCACCTGGCGATGATCGATTACGTCGTGGTCTCCGGGAGCGTCGAGGGTCGCGCGATCGAGTTCGTCGACCACCTGCACGAACACTTCCGATTTCCGGTGCGCGTGGTGGGCGGGCACTACCTCGCACCGCGCGAACCCGGTTTCAGCGCCGAGCTGCTGCCCGCTTCGCTGCGCGATTACGAATACCCGACGGGAGCCGCCTGGCGCGCGGCGCCGTCCGCACACCACCAGGAGAATTCATGA
- a CDS encoding sugar ABC transporter substrate-binding protein, which yields MRTASLVGVALGATLIIVSGAACSRESIGTETGPAVTVGSGADNGVLVGADQPRSDSDFWSAYAGYLGPKAASAGVKLENTSSDNDANRLKSNVDTLLSKNVAAIIMAPQDTAAVKPALAAAAAKNVPVVSVDTRPDSGGVYMVVRADNRAYGTKSCIYLGETLKGTGKVVEFQGDLSSINGRDRSEAFADCMKTRYPGIKVIEIPTDWKGDRAVSGLQDKLLTDPDINGIYMQAGGVFLQPTLALLRRSGKLVKAGAPGHITIVSNDGIKAELDAITAGEIDATISQPADLYAQYAAFYAKAAIDGRKFTPGPTDHGSTIIDTGVGGTLEDQLPAPVVTRAGGKVGELDTVPPTAPGLWGHGG from the coding sequence ATGAGAACCGCCAGCCTTGTCGGCGTCGCGCTGGGCGCTACCTTGATCATCGTCTCGGGTGCCGCGTGCTCGCGCGAATCGATCGGCACCGAGACCGGTCCGGCCGTCACCGTGGGCAGCGGTGCGGACAACGGGGTGCTGGTCGGCGCGGACCAGCCCCGTTCGGATTCCGACTTCTGGAGCGCCTACGCGGGCTACCTCGGCCCGAAGGCGGCGTCGGCCGGGGTGAAGCTGGAGAACACCTCGTCCGACAACGACGCCAACCGGCTCAAATCCAACGTCGACACGCTGCTCTCGAAGAACGTCGCGGCGATCATCATGGCGCCGCAGGACACGGCCGCGGTGAAACCGGCTCTGGCCGCGGCCGCCGCGAAGAACGTGCCCGTGGTGAGCGTGGATACCCGGCCCGACAGCGGCGGCGTGTACATGGTGGTCCGAGCCGACAATCGGGCCTATGGCACCAAATCGTGCATCTACCTGGGCGAAACCCTGAAGGGCACCGGCAAAGTCGTCGAATTCCAAGGCGACCTGAGTTCGATCAACGGGCGCGATCGTTCGGAAGCGTTCGCAGACTGCATGAAAACGCGTTATCCCGGGATCAAGGTGATCGAGATCCCGACCGACTGGAAGGGCGATCGTGCCGTGTCGGGTCTGCAGGACAAACTGCTGACCGATCCCGATATCAACGGCATCTACATGCAGGCGGGCGGCGTCTTCCTACAGCCGACGCTGGCGCTGCTGCGGCGCAGCGGAAAACTGGTGAAAGCCGGTGCGCCAGGGCATATCACGATCGTCTCGAACGACGGCATCAAGGCCGAGTTGGATGCCATCACGGCGGGCGAGATCGACGCGACCATCTCCCAGCCCGCCGACCTCTACGCGCAATACGCAGCGTTCTATGCGAAGGCCGCGATCGACGGCCGCAAGTTCACGCCGGGGCCGACCGATCACGGCTCGACCATCATCGACACCGGCGTCGGCGGCACACTGGAGGATCAGTTGCCCGCGCCGGTCGTCACCCGGGCCGGGGGCAAGGTGGGCGAACTCGACACAGTGCCGCCCACCGCGCCGGGCCTGTGGGGTCACGGCGGATGA